The Silene latifolia isolate original U9 population chromosome X, ASM4854445v1, whole genome shotgun sequence genome contains the following window.
TCAATGTTTTTACTATTTTAACGCTTAGAACAATTGAAGAATACCAGTCAGAATAAGCCGGAAAAACAGGGGCGCACATAGAATGACTAGGAAAAAAAAGGCTAAGGTAACTAGGTGAGTATACCATGAGGAAGAGCATCCAACAAAAATCACTGAGCAGAGTGACATGCATGGATCACCCGCAGAACCAAAGCCAGCAGCAACCAAAGCATCAAGTGTAGTGTCCATACATGCGTCAGGCATCACAACAGCCTGATTTTTAGATCTGATATTAACCTATTGAAAGATAAAAACAGCAGATAAACCGACAGGTAATGACTTTTCCCTCATAATGGAGCATATTTACTGAAACAGAAAAGATGAAGAAAAGATCATATCAAAATACACATACGTTTTACAAGAACTCTACCTCACTATAGCAAACAACAAAAAACCTACATTATAAAAAAAAAGGTGGGTGCAGCAAAACTTGTAGGCGACTAGGCGTCTATCACAAGAGGCAAAAATTTAGACTATCAGATCCTGAGTGCAAGTCTTCCAGATAAGGACCTGGCAGATTTGGGGGTGCAGCTTCAAACTTTCACAAGCAAATCACCTCCCAGAATTTGGTAGGTTAAGAATTTGCATTTTTTAGCATCATCACGACGAATTAGAATATATAGGAGTAATAGAAAGCTACGGAAGACTTTCTATAGAGAGCACAGAACAAACAAATTTTAGGACAATAAGAACATGAAGACAGAAGAGAAAAGCAGGAAAAAAAAGTGAGTCGACCGATTTACAAACAGTGGCAAAGGTTAAGATGGAAGCTAAAAtttcaaatgatttaaacaagaaAAGTACAGCTGATACATTGCAGTACACACCATTAGCACTTATGTTACCCTAATGCCTCGAAACCCACTCCCAAATAAGTAGGGATGACCCTGTAATACCCAAGCATTGAGAGGCTGCGTCTTTGGAGCCTTGATGAACAATACATCTCTATGTTACTTTCACAGTACAAATATTTGATATACGCCTAATGTTATACATATTACTGACCCTTTAAATGATGTATAAATCTGGGAAAGCAGTTACCTCAATACGTTTACCTCTGGCAGCGGCTTGAGCATAAATACGCATAGCAGTCTGTGACAAAAATAATTAAAGGTGAACATAAATCATGATAATCCATATTATTAATTATATAGAAGGGCGGAAGCTTACCGTATGGCAACCAACAAATGATATGGCTTTTATGTCATCATCGCCACATATATAATCAACAATTTCCTACTCACAACAAAATTTCACTGAAATTAAAAATGGAACTAGAAGCATTTGACATCCAGAGAAACAAGAAAGGAAGGTAGAGAGCATGAGACTGCTAAAAACAAGCATCTGTGCAATTCTAGTACCTGCCCATAGGCTATGTTACCATGACTTGGGTACAAATGTTGGACACATCCAAGTGCCAAACTCTGAATGACAAATTTTTAGACACAAGAACCCTATCCTAAAATGAGGAGACGGGTGTAGGGACACATCTCAAAAGCAAAAAATCCTTCCAACTTGAGATATTTCAATTTTGTCCTAGTATAATGAAAAGAAGTATAGTACAAATTGCTTTATAACCTCTCTTCCTCTACTTTTGTGGTGCGAGCCACGCCTAGTTTAGCTCTCGTAGAAGTGTCGGGTACCGATATCCCTATCGTGTCGTGTCGAAACAGCTACTGTCCCAAAATTGAAGAGTTGAAATAACATTGGCCATAGGTCTAAGAAAAAAACACGTAACAAATAAAAGACAGCTTACATTGCCTCCATGAACAATATTTAACACACCATCAGGTAAGCCTGCTTCCACAGCCAGTTCTACAAGTTTCAATGAAGCGCCTGGGATAGCACAATGACGAGAAATATTAAACAGGAGCGACAAATCAAAGATGCAAGGACATTAAGTTCAAGACACTTATCGCTAACTTCATCCCTCATATTTGCTCCAGTAAAACAGAAGTACATTGACTCGATGGCAAATGGCAACCCAAAATTTTatttttccttcatttatccctcCTTGGAAAATATGAACAGCAAACGATATACATCCTCACTATCATCTTCAGCATTACCACAAATGCACTATATTCACGTCTCATGCCCCAATACTCAGTTCAGCTACAACAGATAATAAAATTAAGCAAAGTCTAGCAATACCCTCTTCATTACTAAACTCCTCTACAAAATCATTAAACAACTTCAGAAACTTCAGCGGGACCTTTGCGTCATCGTTTAAATGGATACAATGTTAAAAATCTTCTACTAACCTCTATTCTTCTACATTGATTACTGGATAATGAATAGCCTCATTCAACTACAATATTACCCTGGTCACTTAAGACGCTCGATACACTTCTCCTTCAATAGAGCACTTCTCAAAACATAACCCCGAGAACTTTTAAGGAAGGTGGGGTAGGATCGGAGGGGGGTAAAATACGGTAAGTCTTCATATACCACAGAACTTGAAAGTCCAGCAAACGCAAAAACAGAAAGATAATCAAAGTTAAGTCTTAAATAGCCAAGTTGCAAATTAATGCAAGTTAACGGAATTGTATTCTTCCAAAAATATTCCAGTTCCAGTATATCCCTCAAGAGTGATTCCCGTACTTTTCACGATTTAGGTGACGCAAAGACAACTGCGTAAATCAGTAAATAACATTAGATTCAAACTTTCTAATAGACTCTTCAGATCCAAAATTACTATCAAATAAAAAATTGTATTCATATAATCGAAGGTATTCGTCAAGGGGACCACATGATAGTCATGTTGCAAGACCACCACTCCACAAATAAACATATTTGAAATCAACATTTCGAACCCATTGCACATACAAGATATGATACAACCTCAAATCATTGTCTCCTATAGAGTACACAAAATCTCACCTGGATGTTTTTCTGATGGCCTTAGAACAAATGTATTGCCACATATGATGGAAATAGGAAACATCTGCACAGGTCATATGAGATTTTTAGCAAGATTCAGAAATTATGCAAACTGGTGTCTGTACCAATATCTACATGCATGTATATGTGTGCCTTGTGCATGAAAACATATAAATAATCAAATCAATGCACGATGACAGGAAGATAATGGGTGTTAAGATAAAGAACTTTTAAGCATTTAGTATGTGTTTGGCCACACTTTTAAAAGTGTTTTTTCACTACATAAACACAAACTAGGACAAACACCAATTTTTAGAAAAACTAAAACTACTTTTTTTAAGCCCCAACATCAAATTTGACCCCTAGAAATAGAAGCAGCAAATAGCTACTTCTGTTTCTACTTCTGCTTCTTATTTCCTTTTAACCGTCTTATTGCAAAATCCTAGCAAGCCTCCTCACTAAAATCTGTTTTATGATCTCATACTACACTATGATTTTGATTTAAATTATACGAATTCACTCGTTGGGCCATTAGTATATGAAGGTGTCCAGATTACAAGCTACTATTTCTTATACtccatatttatttatttctccgTCTTAACATTAGAACGGGTCAACTATCATACCATTTGAGCATATAAGATAAATCTTTTACATTTTCCCATACATTCCATTTTCCCAACTATCATACCATTAGAACGGGTCAACCCAATCCAAAGTATGCCTAAGACGGATAcacccgtcttaaataagaatttggtaATTAAAATGTGtttttataataatattaataattctATAAAAGGCGATACTCTATTTTATACATGTATTAATTTTTACAGTGTTAAAATGACTTTTTTAAACAAGTTaggccaaaaataaaaaagttaTCGAAAGTACTTTTATTATAAGTTTAACCAAAGACGCCCCAATTTCTAGAAAAGGAGTTTTTGGAAAATCACTTTTGAAAAACAAAAACTATGTTTTAAAAACTTGGCCAAACATGCTCTTAAATTAAATGTAGGAAGTACAATAAGGTCAAAAGAGGTGAGTTACTTTGTTTCAACAATTGCAATAGGTTTCTTGTTCAAACACATCATAAACAGAAAGTACAATAAACCACCCAAACACAGAGAAGACCCTGGAAGCCTTACATGCATAAATACTCAGTAAACTATGCATATGGTAGGATTGGATTTACCGACAATCCATAGCATGAAAAGAACAAGTTTCGAACAGAGAGAACAATTTTTAAGCATCAAACGTAAACAAGAAACGCAACCAAAATTGTGTGACTAAAGCTTAAGCGAGGGAGGAAGTTAGAGGATGTCTGCTAACTCAAGATCACAGACTGGGCAGATACGTAAAAATCTAGATGTTTGTGCTAACTTGATATGTAGAAAATTTGCATATGCTGGAGCataaattttctaaaccaaatgTAAACTGTCAACATGTTCATTTTCAGCTACTCGATTTTAAAGAACAAGCCTTTTAATTTTAATATATGATTCTTAAGACTCACTTGAAGAAAGGATGAACAGCTGTGCTAAACACATTTGATTGGTGCAAATTTACCTCTTTCACATGGAAAGAAGCATTTACACTGACAACAACAATATTATCATGATGCCTCAATGGCTCCTGCAAATTGTGGGGTAGGGGCTGCATTAAATGATTATTACTTCACAAGAAGGATGTTTCCAAATGACCCAAGATCAAAATAGCATCGAGAGCTGCATTAAATGATTATTACTTCACTATATATAATTCACAATCAAATAGTAATGACCCCTTGCCCTTTGGCTCCAAAATTCAGAACATAAACTACATGCATCTGTCAAAGTTTATTTGGTTTCGTGAATACTGAACCATACCCACAAGGACACCAATGCAGGGTAATTAAATTGGCAAATCCCTGCACAGACACCCAGAGGTTCCCTTATAGAGTGCATGTCTATCCCGGTAGAAGCATTCGGAACACATTCACCCATATGCAGAGCCCTGTTCCCACAAGCATGTTCAACTACCTCTACAATCAGACATAAAAAATCCGAGAATATGAGAATCGATAATTTATCTGTGATACTGATATTTTCATACATTATACTTACCCAAACTATGGAGGATGCCTGAATGAGCTCTCTTTATTGTCTCACCCTGTTCGGTACTAATAACCAATGCAAGTTTGTCCTACAAACAAACTTCAAACTCAGGCAAGGATTGCTATTGCTGACATTATTAGACATCAATATAGTTTTAAGCCTCACTATATCTCGGCGGATGAGTTCTGAGAGTTTAACAATTATACGCTGTCGAGCTGAAAAAGGTGTATTTCTCCAAGAGCGACAAGCTTGTTTGGCTGCAAAAACAGCAGATTTGAACTCTTCATATGTAGTTGATGGCACTTGTGACACTACCTCTTGGGTTGCCTGATTGAAATTACATGTAAATCAGTTATAAttaataaaaagaaaaaagagaagagaagCAGGTAGATGTATACTCACAGGATTGACGACATCGACAAAGACATTTCCCTCTGAGTTCACAAACTTCCCACCAATAAAATTAGATACCTTTAGCTGCACATAGGCCAAAGAAATATTTGATATACTTCCCAAAGAAGATTAAAATGGATTAAGCATATTCAGCACCGACTGTGCCCGGTGGAATTTAAGCCTAACTGACCCTGACAAGGGTGCACTTTTCAAGAAAACAAAAGAATAGCACATGGTTACCGAATTCGCTCGGTGCACCTCGAAAGTCTACCACTGCATTTACTTAGCTTGTTTCCTCTAGAATAAATACTTTAGAACATGAAGTTAAACTCCCTGAAACCTTATACCGGACCGTTTCCAACAATAAACTGGTAGAGAAGTAGAATTTGTAGAAAACAGGAAGACAAATCTTCAGCTTATTGTCTTCGAGTTCGAGTATGTTTTATGAGGTCCCCAAACGTTGTGCCAACAATTTTACAGTTGCTTGTCATCTAACTAATTAAATTTCAAGTTTATATGGAAGAAAAGAGGGCGGAAAAAATCTGAATCAAACAAGGAAAAGATTTCATATAATGAACAAACCATACAGTTTATCTCTTCATTTCAGAAGTTCCCTTGGCAAACTATATCTAATCATTATTAACCTTTAGACTTTCtattaaattaatattatcaaACTGAGCATAGATAGAGAGCCTCACCGGATTTATTCTAGTGCTGGATGATCCTGTGAAAGGCTTCCAAGACTTAAAACTTGTTTCTGCGAAATAAAAATAGACGTTTCACCAAACAAGTTGCATAAAAGGTTACTCACAAGTCACAATTTAGGCTAAAAAATAAATTAAGTTTAAAGGCCACAATTGACCTGTTAATAACGGTTTCCCAACaggtcacttttttttttttttttttttttttttgatttcttctttatcctttCATCCTTCTCTTTTAAATCTCTTCTTCACTTTTTTACCTTAATTTTCACCAAACTTCACCAAACTCCTACTATAATTTACATGAACTTGGACTGCATTTAACCCCACTGTACCAAGAACATGCACTAAATGTCAAAGACCCTCTATAAAAAAGAAAGTTACTCCACAAGTGATACAATAAAATTTCTAATTATTTCCATTTGCGCTGCGAAACAAACAATTCGACTCTCCACTGTCCTATCCTCGGTGCTTTGAGGTTTGAGTAAATTTGACTTTGGTGGCCAAGGACTTTCACTAATTTGACTTTGGTGACTTGAGGTACTTTTGGCTAGTTCCCACCTTGGTCTCATGaggtttggaaaaaaaaaatcattttggtgatctaagGCATAACATAGTCCAACTTCATCTAAATTAATAATGGCTTTCAactaaattgaaaaaaaaaataatcataACATAGTCCAACTTCATCTAAATTAATAATGGCTTTCAACTAAAGCAAAATAATgaaacataataaaaaaaaacactttATTTTTGCTTAATAATACTTAGAGAGTAGAATATGTTATTCGGGCGAAATTTTGTTGATATTATATCCTTTAGGACACCAAAGTGAGAAACAGTTAAAAGCTCATATCACCAAAATGGAATTAGTGAAACTTTAGGAAACTTAAGTGGAATTTTCCCAAATATCCGGCACCAAAGTGGAAATAATCCTAAAAATTCAAGTTGAGAATCCTATTGTTCCTCCTGCGTGCAAATTAGTAAAAGCATGACTTAATAAGAGACGATATATCAAAAGGATTAGATTATACATGGCACTACCATTTTTGTTGGCACAGAAACATGCACATAACACTCAATCGCTCAACATGACAAACAATACTACTTAGTGTTAACAACGTAATAATAGTAATCTACCTGAAAATTTTCCTCGACTGATTTTAGTTTTGAGATTGTACAAATCCCTTGTGGTTGATTGTATCTCCGGATTACTTTTCTTAAGAGTCTCCAAAACCTCACGTGGCTTTGCGCCTGCTTCAACCATTTCCTTAATTTGCCTCATTTCATCTTCACTGAAACGGCGACTGTACGGATGCTCAGACATATCCTTCAAAGGTTCATGATTGTGGTTCCCATTCTTTATCCTAAGTACCCAAACATCATCATCCTTTCTACCAACGACCTCAAAAGGGCAGTTGATAAGTCGTGAAGGCACCTTTCTTTTCCGCTTAGGCTCACCAATATTGCGTTTACGAGTAGTTCCTCCTCTATCACAACTAAGGGTGACATCACTCTCTCGCTTAGAATTCTTGATGGTCACTACATAACCATGGTTCACAGCAAAATCACGGACATAAGCAATAAGCTCCTCTCTATCATTGAATTTTCTCGGAGGTGGAGGAAGCATCATAATCTGCTGAACATTTCCGGTTTCACTTTCCATTTGTAACTCAGGTACACTAACTGAAAATTGGAGGGATATCATAGTTACATATCACTATCAAAAAGTGTACTCAATTACATCAAATCCATCCAGGATTCCAGTTCAATACTATAGAGTACCAATAAAagggaccaaaaatacaaaattcaaATGTTTCTAATCGACTTCACAAGTGTATTGAGTACTCAGCAATACTAAAGACGTTACCTTTCGGGCCTTGTCTCCTGCCTTCTCTTCTCACATAagaaaaaaaatactccctctgtcccggtcatttgttgtcctattccatttttgggtgtgtcagtcaattgttgtcctttctattttaggattgcatttgatgagtaatttgatcattcacactcaatttggtccgctTATCATCTTATAATTGgctctctcctctttccttggtctttgtgccaaaaccagaggacaacaattgaccgggacagagggggTATCTTATATTTTGCTTACATGGATAACAAATGCAATTAGCCACCATATTGTATTTCCTCGGCTTGTGAGAGGAGATGATCGGAGAAGACCCAAAAGAGACTTCCCACTTATATCTACATGATGTAATACACTTAATCCATATAGGAGACTAAATTGTTGGCTTCGGGTTTGATTTTGCGAGAACATTTTCGTATAACAGTATAAGTACTCCAACACATTACACATCACTATGCTGAAGAATTGAAAAGGAAAAGAATTCTTACATTTGAATCAAGAAAAAATAATTCAGAAAATGCATTTTACTCCACATCATACCAAGTccgtactccctccgtcccaatcatttgtataacattttttttttattcgtgagaggtattttaatcaaagataaacaaaatGAGACGGGGGAGTAAAACAAACAGGGTTTGATTTTTCTACGCCTCGCTCAAACATTATAACCTAAATTCATCAAACTAATACATTGGAACAATAGCATTGCAGTTGCAAATTAAGTAAAGACAATTAATCGCAAGACAGCTAAAAACAGCAGATAAAAATCAGCATATCATCAACACATCATAGAACATAGAATACAAGTAAAACAAATGATTTACCTGGAATCAATATCAATTGAAAAGTAGAATATACATTAATCAATCAAATTATCACAAAACAAGTGATTAATTTGGGAGGGAAGATGAAACAACTCCGAAAAACCCTTGTTGCCTTGTTTTTTGGGGTCCGTATTTTTTTAATGGAGGGTAATTGTGGAATTTCAAAGGATGGATGAGTGGAAATCGCTTTTTTTAAACAATGCCTCAAAGTACAGAAACCATAGAAATGGTTAGGATTGTAGGAAAACTAGATTTAAACCCGTGCATTTTGCACGGGTATGTTAtttcaaattttattataaaatataCATGTTTTAAGATTAGTCAAAATGATATATTGGGGCAATTGATCAAGTGGTTGTTTTAATATGATACGTCATCTTATCAGCTAAATTTGAACTTCTTCTTTCTTTCGTTATTCAGACAAAAAATTGTCTTATATATCAAGCAAAATTATTCGGATGAAAATTAAAATAACTTAAATTAGTATAAAAAGTGCAATGGTCTTAATAGTTACAGACCATGCAAATCGATGAACATGTTTTCCATTTAGTGAAACTTGTGCGTGTTTGAAGAACTCGTGCTATTGCACAATTAAAATTTTGACCCGGTAAAGTTTAAAATGAATTTGACCCGTGCACATTTAAAATGGAAAATTTGACCTGTTTTTACGGTACCATTTTGTTAAACTTCTTGtataaaacaaaaacataaaaatttgTCTTAATTATATGATTATATAACTTTTTTATCATTTaactataaaaaaaatatttctatAAATGCTTTAATATAAATACGATAAGTGatgaatattattaatattaaatatgatTTGATTTTTAAAAAATATGTTTTTTCGGCTTAAAACTTAGCAATATAAAATATGTTAGAATTTTTGTTGGTCTTTATTCTAACCCTCATCAAACTTGTATTTTGATCCAACCTGTATAACCCGACTCGTTTAATAAATCTTATCACAATAGTCCATCAATTATTCTCCTTTGATACGGATGTATCAGTCTTAAAATTAAAATAAGTCAATTATCATTCTCGTGTGCATATAAGACAAATCTGTTACTTTTCACTATAATTTTCCATTATACTACTAAATCTTATACTTAAAACGAATATACTTGTCTTAAATAAAAATTGGTGCTCATTTATATGTTTAATTGGCCCATAACTCCCACATTACATATCTAACCCGCCCCATATAAAATAATGTATAAATTAGTCTCCTTCGTTAAACCCTACTTTTAGCACTTTTGTTAATTGTTATACGCTTACCCAGCCTCTCACTTTCCCTTACTCCTCATGCTCAATTTTAATCAAAACCCGGTATCCTTGATCATCTATctcatttcaatttcaatttcatcaTTTCCATTAAAAAGTCCCACAATCAAAATTCATCCTATCTAGTCTTATATATTTTTCATTCATGTCGAAATTGAAGATCTACGTACCAAAAAATTGAAGATCTTACAAAATATTTTTGCATGTTTGCTCTTTAACATTGTACTAATTGATCTTTGATAACTATATTAGTCATCGTTGATATTGATCGTgtccttataataataataataatattagtcatcGCTAATATTGATACtctctcctattctaaataactctccctatttccttttcgtctattcacaatactctccctatttccttatttggcaaagTTTTTTGTTATGAAATGACCATCTTACCCTTGCTActtttgtggacgcgggcccacgggggcgcttgggaaaacaagcgt
Protein-coding sequences here:
- the LOC141618919 gene encoding methylmalonate-semialdehyde dehydrogenase [acylating], mitochondrial-like isoform X1, with protein sequence MESETGNVQQIMMLPPPPRKFNDREELIAYVRDFAVNHGYVVTIKNSKRESDVTLSCDRGGTTRKRNIGEPKRKRKVPSRLINCPFEVVGRKDDDVWVLRIKNGNHNHEPLKDMSEHPYSRRFSEDEMRQIKEMVEAGAKPREVLETLKKSNPEIQSTTRDLYNLKTKISRGKFSETSFKSWKPFTGSSSTRINPLKVSNFIGGKFVNSEGNVFVDVVNPATQEVVSQVPSTTYEEFKSAVFAAKQACRSWRNTPFSARQRIIVKLSELIRRDIDKLALVISTEQGETIKRAHSGILHSLEVVEHACGNRALHMGECVPNASTGIDMHSIREPLGVCAGICQFNYPALVSLWMFPISIICGNTFVLRPSEKHPGASLKLVELAVEAGLPDGVLNIVHGGNEIVDYICGDDDIKAISFVGCHTTAMRIYAQAAARGKRIEVNIRSKNQAVVMPDACMDTTLDALVAAGFGSAGDPCMSLCSVIFVGCSSSWVEELIKRARELKVYEGTDESADMGPVISEEVKARICRSVQHAIEGGARLILDGRNIMVPGYEKGSFVGPTILSGITPSMEWFEEDLLGPLLLCTQVNSLEEAIATLNQQKARTGASIFTTSGFAAKKFQNEVEVGLVGVNVPLSIPLPFCSTGLSTSFVGNLNFYGKAGVQFYTQVKLVAQQWRGLTNKRISSTGTLSIHQAVPMSIRLSPDLSSQESSSSMSESSDTEVSAFVSQAPDINLSLPQTSKRPKTLPSAFQGTNDVLQCPERDSIPLMARTSEVTEMAARISYSMPLPTPQNDDGTHCSYLPTTSSHIFSTRGCTLALSHGNEDVRTSSQQRDSDIHLLPERASMSASRGVDGFAMHFSGEREFIPVVSQTQTQAQAHWNGDVIPSLMMNNGSSGQSTSERAYIQMASQRMESVFQSFGTNKVNPAADTHRD
- the LOC141618919 gene encoding methylmalonate-semialdehyde dehydrogenase [acylating], mitochondrial-like isoform X2 — its product is MESETGNVQQIMMLPPPPRKFNDREELIAYVRDFAVNHGYVVTIKNSKRESDVTLSCDRGGTTRKRNIGEPKRKRKVPSRLINCPFEVVGRKDDDVWVLRIKNGNHNHEPLKDMSEHPYSRRFSEDEMRQIKEMVEAGAKPREVLETLKKSNPEIQSTTRDLYNLKTKISRGKFSETSFKSWKPFTGSSSTRINPLKVSNFIGGKFVNSEGNVFVDVVNPATQEVVSQVPSTTYEEFKSAVFAAKQACRSWRNTPFSARQRIIVKLSELIRRDIDKLALVISTEQGETIKRAHSGILHSLEVVEHACGNRALHMGECVPNASTGIDMHSIREPLGVCAGICQFNYPALVSLWMFPISIICGNTFVLRPSEKHPGASLKLVELAVEAGLPDGVLNIVHGGNEIVDYICGDDDIKAISFVGCHTTAMRIYAQAAARGKRIEVNIRSKNQAVVMPDACMDTTLDALVAAGFGSAGDPCMSLCSVIFVGCSSSWVEELIKRARELKVYEGTDESADMGPVISEEVKARICRSVQHAIEGGARLILDGRNIMVPGYEKGSFVGPTILSGITPSMEWFEEDLLGPLLLCTQVNSLEEAIATLNQQKARTGASIFTTSGFAAKKFQNEVEVGLVGVNVPLSIPLPFCSTGLSTSFVGNLNFYGVQFYTQVKLVAQQWRGLTNKRISSTGTLSIHQAVPMSIRLSPDLSSQESSSSMSESSDTEVSAFVSQAPDINLSLPQTSKRPKTLPSAFQGTNDVLQCPERDSIPLMARTSEVTEMAARISYSMPLPTPQNDDGTHCSYLPTTSSHIFSTRGCTLALSHGNEDVRTSSQQRDSDIHLLPERASMSASRGVDGFAMHFSGEREFIPVVSQTQTQAQAHWNGDVIPSLMMNNGSSGQSTSERAYIQMASQRMESVFQSFGTNKVNPAADTHRD